The Coffea arabica cultivar ET-39 chromosome 3c, Coffea Arabica ET-39 HiFi, whole genome shotgun sequence genome contains a region encoding:
- the LOC113735420 gene encoding putative disease resistance protein At1g59780, which yields MAEGFVQPNNEESAITTADATDQYLDELATRGFVDVNEAEVPNSRRFKSCRLHGMMLDLCLHKAKQEIFSEVIRSCQRNEINKSSTPFGNIRRLSMNVGGGYQSEDVMAVLLKNADMHLGYLRSLLLLKLPRRLEFVEFSKSINLKLFLLLRVLRFDGFDLRESKCVGEVGKLTSLQYLSFRGCRLNNLPLSLGELLNLQTLDLRVVIDRMVTIPNIIWKLKRLRHLYLPSKFNDREDDKLNSLVNLEMLENFDTSACSITDLLFLTSLRNLAASVKGNAKSLQGIIKRINMNQNCLCQTSIRVRCFNAFTAEERDLSISQLLDCPSPHTLQIKGCRYE from the coding sequence ATGGCTGAAGGTTTTGTACAACCAAATAACGAAGAATCTGCAATAACAACGGCGGATGCAACGGATCAGTATCTGGATGAATTAGCAACCAGAGGTTTTGTTGACGTTAATGAAGCTGAGGTTCCGAATAGCAGACGATTCAAATCTTGTCGTCTGCATGGCATGATGTTAGACTTGTGTCTTCATAAGGCCAAACAAGAAATATTTTCCGAGGTCATAAGATCATGTCAGAGAAACGAAATCAACAAGTCTTCCACTCCATTCGGCAACATACGTAGACTTTCCATGAACGTTGGTGGGGGTTATCAGAGTGAAGATGTAATGGCCGTCTTGCTGAAAAATGCTGACATGCATCTTGGTTATCTTAGGTCTCTTCTTCTCTTAAAATTACCCCGACGTTTGGAGTTTGTAGAATTTTCGAAGtcaataaatttgaaattgttccTCTTGCTTAGAGTCTTAAGATTTGATGGTTTTGACCTACGAGAGAGCAAATGTGTTGGAGAAGTTGGGAAATTGACATCTCTGCAATACCTAAGCTTCAGAGGCTGTCGCCTAAACAACCTGCCATTAAGTCTTGGTGAGCTGTTGAACTTGCAAACACTTGATTTGCGGGTAGTAATAGATCGGATGGTTACCATACCAAACATCATCTGGAAATTAAAAAGGTTGCGGCATCTTTATTTGCCTTCGAAATTTAATGATCGAGAGGATGATAAGTTGAATAGTTTGGTGAACTTGGAGATGCTTGAAAACTTTGATACCAGTGCATGCAGCATAACCGATCTTCTCTTCTTGACGAGTCTTCGGAACCTAGCAGCATCTGTTAAAGGGAATGCTAAGTCCCTGCAGGGCATCATCAAACGCATAAATATGAACCAGAATTGCTTATGCCAAACCTCTATTCGAGTAAGATGTTTCAACGCATTTACTGCAGAAGAAAGGGATTTGTCAATAAGCCAGCTACTTGATTGTCCCTCCCCTCATACTTTGCAGATCAAGGGATGCAGATACGAATAA
- the LOC140038184 gene encoding putative disease resistance protein At1g59780 — MAEGFVQPNNEESAITTADATDQYLDELATRGFVDVNEAEVPNSRRFKSCRLHGMMLDLCLHKAKQEIFSEVIRSCQRNEINKSSTPFGNIRRLSMNVGGGYQSEDVMAVLLKNADMHLGYLRSLLLLKLPRRLEFVEFSKSINLKLFLLLRVLRFDGFDLRESKCVGEVGKLTSLQYLSFRGCRLNNLPLSLGELLNLQTLDLRVVIDRMVTIPNIIWKLKRLRHLYLPSKFNDREDDKLNSLVNLEMLENFDTSACSITDLLFLTSLRNLAASVKGNAKSLQGIIKRINMNQNCLCQTSIRVRCFNAFTAEERDLSISQLLDCPSPHTLQIKGCRYE, encoded by the coding sequence ATGGCTGAAGGTTTTGTACAACCAAATAACGAAGAATCTGCAATAACAACGGCGGATGCAACGGATCAGTATCTGGATGAATTAGCAACCAGAGGTTTTGTTGACGTTAATGAAGCTGAGGTTCCGAATAGCAGACGATTCAAATCTTGTCGTCTGCATGGCATGATGTTAGACTTGTGTCTTCATAAGGCCAAACAAGAAATATTTTCCGAGGTCATAAGATCATGTCAGAGAAACGAAATCAACAAGTCTTCCACTCCATTCGGCAACATACGTAGACTTTCCATGAACGTTGGTGGGGGTTATCAGAGTGAAGATGTAATGGCCGTCTTGCTGAAAAATGCTGACATGCATCTTGGTTATCTTAGGTCTCTTCTTCTCTTAAAATTACCCCGACGTTTGGAGTTTGTAGAATTTTCGAAGtcaataaatttgaaattgttccTCTTGCTTAGAGTCTTAAGATTTGATGGTTTTGACCTACGAGAGAGCAAATGTGTTGGAGAAGTTGGGAAATTGACATCTCTGCAATACCTAAGCTTTAGAGGCTGTCGCCTAAACAACCTGCCATTAAGTCTTGGTGAGCTGTTGAACTTGCAAACACTTGATTTGCGGGTAGTAATAGATCGGATGGTTACCATACCAAACATCATCTGGAAATTAAAAAGGTTGCGGCATCTTTATTTGCCTTCGAAATTTAATGATCGAGAGGATGATAAGTTGAATAGTTTGGTGAACTTGGAGATGCTTGAAAACTTTGATACCAGTGCATGCAGCATAACCGATCTTCTCTTCTTGACGAGTCTTCGGAACCTAGCAGCATCTGTTAAAGGGAATGCTAAGTCCCTGCAGGGCATCATCAAACGCATAAATATGAACCAGAATTGCTTATGCCAAACCTCTATTCGAGTAAGATGTTTCAACGCATTTACTGCAGAAGAAAGGGATTTGTCAATAAGCCAGCTACTTGATTGTCCCTCCCCTCATACTTTGCAGATCAAGGGATGCAGATACGAATAA